In Lewinellaceae bacterium, a single window of DNA contains:
- a CDS encoding DUF4255 domain-containing protein, with protein MFANVFEVLARELDAYFKSVPPRTLHELSVVPGTPTPTVNETLTPSGSLEPPTDNDPPVEIISFLKQQNQQDFIKFELNKVTPILVNVEEENQLRPADRFARMADNGSREKIWPDVRLNLYVLFVSSFYDYTDALYYLGLIVKYFQAHPILDHDNTPGLSPEIDKLQIEIITLPFSEQNEVWNALRSAYHPSLLYRVKMLVFQDQPDVMSPGIISKVQTDSSNFP; from the coding sequence ATGTTCGCCAACGTTTTTGAAGTACTAGCCAGAGAACTTGACGCCTATTTTAAAAGCGTTCCGCCCAGAACGCTTCATGAGCTTTCAGTGGTTCCGGGAACTCCAACTCCAACGGTTAATGAAACGCTAACGCCCTCAGGAAGCCTGGAGCCTCCTACTGATAATGACCCGCCGGTAGAGATCATCAGCTTTTTAAAGCAGCAGAACCAGCAGGATTTCATCAAATTCGAGCTTAATAAGGTAACCCCCATCCTGGTCAATGTGGAAGAGGAGAATCAGCTGCGGCCCGCCGACCGCTTTGCGCGCATGGCGGATAACGGGAGCAGGGAAAAGATCTGGCCGGACGTCCGCCTCAACCTCTACGTCCTCTTCGTTTCCAGTTTTTACGATTATACCGATGCCTTGTACTACCTGGGGCTAATCGTCAAATACTTTCAGGCCCACCCCATCCTGGATCACGATAACACCCCCGGGCTAAGCCCGGAGATCGATAAGTTGCAGATAGAGATCATCACCCTTCCTTTTTCCGAGCAGAATGAAGTGTGGAACGCCCTGCGGTCGGCCTATCATCCTTCCCTGCTGTACCGGGTGAAAATGTTGGTGTTCCAGGATCAGCCTGACGTTATGTCGCCGGGGATCATTTCCAAGGTTCAAACGGACAGCAGCAATTTTCCGTAA